Part of the Hyalangium ruber genome, GTCGGACGTCTGAGATTGGGGGCCGGTCCGAGGGAGCGCGGAGGATTCGTCGGGCGGCGCACACTCCTGCCAGCGGAAGATGGGCGGCGAGCACCCCGGCAGGCAGGTTGTACCGTATGCCGCCACTGTCCCCAGGCCCGTCCGAGCGGCCCTTCGGACTCAAGCTCATCATCGGCTACAAGTTCACCAAAGCGACGCTGATGCTGGGCCTGGCGCTCTTCCTGACGGTCGCGCCCGAGAGCGCGGGCGCCCTGGCGAAGCACCTCGCCACCGAGCTCTCCTCGGGAGGGACGTTCATGCGCCGAATCGGAGCGTGGCTCGGGGCGCACAGCCTGGGCACCCTCGTGGCCGAGGCCCGGCTGGCGGCCTGGCTCGACGGGCTCACCACCGCGCTCGAAGGCGGGCTCATCTACCGGGGCAAGGCGTGGGGTGAATGGGTGGTGATCGCGCTGCTGAGCGTGCTCATCCCCGCGGAGCTCGTCTCCATGGCCCGGCGCCCGTCCGAGGCGAAGGTGCTCGTCCTCGTCCTCAACGCGGCCGTCGTCGCCTACCTCGTCTGGCTCCGGCTCCGGGCGGGAAGAGCCCGGAAAGAAATGTTTTAATTGACGTCCCCGAGTGGGTTCCCGCCGGGGAAGCAATTGCTCGCGAGGATGAATTCTTCTCGCGTGGCACCTTTCTTCCCTTGGCGTGTCTCATGCCCTGTTTACAGCGCGGGAGGCGGTTTCTCCGAGCGAGAGCGTCACAATGTTTCAGGGGCGAGGTAAGAACCGCCCACAAATCCAGACGGTCAAATTTCGCTTGCCAGTGTTCAGCATTAAGAGCAACTCTTTGGGCCGCCCTGTGCTGTGGATTGAACCCTGGTTGTCTATGAAATACCAGGAATTCCCATGCAGAGGTGATCTCGGGTGCGACTGCCGTTGCTTGGATTATCGAGGGATCAAATGGCATTGAGAGCTTCGTGGAAGGCATTGCTGCTGATGTCTGCGCTGACAGTCATTTCCTGTGGTGAGGAATTGACTGAACCCCTGACGCAGCCGGCGCTGGAAGCCGCGAGCACGGTGCGCCAGGAGGTCAACAGCCTCAAGAAGGTGCTGATCCTGGGCTCGTCCGTGAGTGGTGGGACCTCGAGCCGCGAGGCCGCGGCCGCGAGCGCCCTGGGGATACCGGTGGAGGTGGTCACCCCCGCCCAGTGGAGCACGATGACGGCCGAGCAGTTCATGAGCTACCGCGCGCTCATCATCGGCGACGGCACGTGCGAGCCAGGGGAGCGCGCGTTCCAGGCGGCCATCGACACCCGCGACAGGTGGGGAGCGATCGTCGACGGCAACGTCGTCATCATCGGCACCAACCCGACGACCAATGGCACCGAGCAGCTCGTGGAGAACGCCATCTCCTTCGCGACCGCGATTCCCAAGCTGACCGGCATGTACGTGGCGCTGGGCTGCGCCTACCAGGGCGCAGCGCCGAACACGCCGGTGCCGCTGCTGCAGCCGTTCGGAAATTTCACGGTGGCGGGTGCCGATTGCGGCGCCCATACCGCTGGGCACGTCTTCTCGCAGTACCCGGCCCTCGTCACGGAGGGGCTCTCGGATGGAGCGCTCAGCGGCAGGGAGTGCGCCGCGCGCTCGGTGTTCACCAGCTACCCGGAGCGCAACTTCTCCATCGCGGCGGTCGCGGTGGATGCGAATGGTTCGCTGCCCGGCTCGCAGCTCCACTTCGACTACGACTGGCAGGAGAGCTTCGCGGGCACGCCCTACATCCTCACGTACGGCACCGCGTCGCTGGGCCTGGGCTGCGGCGGTGACTCGAACCACGTGTCCTCTGGCGAGGAGTGCGACCTGGGGGACAACGGCAACGGCCAGCCGGCGCTCCAGCTCGTGCCGGAGCCGACGTGCTCCTGGTCGTGCCGCGAGAGCTGGTGTGGCGATGGCATCTTGGATCCCGCCATCGGCGAGGAGTGCGATGACGGCGTCCGCAACGGCCGTGAGACGGACGCCAGCGCCAACATCGGCGCGTGTACCGCGTTCTGCAAGATTCCCGACTTCGCGCCCCAGGACGGCCCGCCGGTAGCCCTCTGCCGGGATGTGACGGTCGTGGCCGAGTACACCTGCGGCGTGGAGGCCTTCATCGACAACGGCTCGATGGACGCGGACGGTGACCTGGTGGGCTGCACGCAGAGTCCGGCCGGTCCGTACGCCATCGGCACGACCTCGGTGACGCTGACCTGCACCGACGCCGCGAGCAGGAGCGCCACGTGTACCAGCCTGGTGACGGTGGTGGACCGGGTGGTGCCGACAGTGACGCTGGTGGGCCCGGTCAGCCAGACGCTGGAGTGTGGCTCGGCGTATACGGATCCGGGCGCCACCGCGGGTGATCTCTGTGTGGGGGACCTGACGGCGGCCATCGTTCGGACGGGCTCGGTGAACGCCCACACGCCGGGGATCTACTCGGTGAGCTATGACGTGGAGGACTCGGCCGGGAACAGCCCTGAGGAGGTGACGCGCACGGTCACCGTGAGCGACACGCTGCCGCCAGTGCTGACGCTCAATGGCCCGGCCAGCCAGACGCTGGAGTGCGGCACCCCGTACGCCAACCCGGGCGCCACAGCCTCGGATCTCTGCGCTGGAGACCTGAGCGCCTCCATCGTCACCTCCGGTGCCGTCAACGTCGCGCTGCCGGGCAACTACACGCTGAGCTACGCGGTGGTGGACCCCGCTGGCCAGGGCACCACCCTCGGCAGGACGGTGAAGGTCCAGGACACCCTGGCGCCCCAGCTCCAGGTGCGCCCCGGGCCGTCCGTGCTCGAGTGCAATGGCGCGCCCTACGTGGACCCTGGCGCTACGGCCTCGGACGTCTGCGCCGGCAACCTCACCCCGAACATCGTCGTCACCAGCAACCTCAACCAGACCCAGGCGGGCCAGTACTCGGTCACCTACCGCGTGACGGACAACGCGGGGAACGTGAGCACCGCCGTCCGCTCACTCACGGTGGGCTCTTGCGCCACCTGCATCAACGTCAACCTGAGCGACTACAACCTCTTCCTGCTCGGCGACTACAACGGGGGACACGACGTGGAGGGCAAGGTGGCCGTGGGTGGCAACCTCACCATGACGGACTTCTCGATGGCCCATTCGGTGCCGGACGGCTCAACGGCCCGCTCGGTGGTGGCCGGCGGCAACCTGACGCTCTCCCGCGGTGGTGTCTGGGGAGAGGCTTGGTACGGGGGGAGCTTCAGCGCCGACACCACGGTGGTCTACCCACGAGGCCGCAGCGTGTCCCAGGGCACGCCCATCGACTTCGCCGCCCGGTTCGCGGAGCTGCGCGGCCTGTCCACGAAGCTCGCGGGCCTGACGGTCAACGGCACCACGCGACGCGAGACGTGGGGCGGCGTCATGCTGCGCGGCACGAACGCCCAGGTGAATGTCTTCAAGGTCAACGCCAGCGCCTTCACCGGCGCCAAGCTGCTGTCCATCGAAGCGCCCGCTGGCTCGCTGGTGGTGGTCAACATCTACGGTGCCTCGGCCACCTTCACGGGCTTCGGGCACTCGTTCAGCGGCGGCATCAACCAGAACGGCATCCTCTACAACTTCGTGGACACCACCTCCATCACCGCGCAGGGCTACGGCTTCTGGGGCACGGTGCTGGCGCCCTACGCTCACGTCAACTTCAGCGATGGCAGCTTCGATGGAGGCCTCTACGCCCTGTCGCTGACGGGCAACGCCGAGGGCCACATCAACGTGCTGACCAACCGGCAGATCTGCCGGTAGCGGCCACGCCCGGGCTGGAGACTCGCGGTGTCTCCAGCCCGGCTTCCTGACTCACTCGAACTCGAGCGCGCGCTGGAAGTCGGCGGGGTTGGTGGCTGCGCCGCGGGCCGTTTCCAGGGTGATGATGCCATCGCGG contains:
- a CDS encoding DUF2127 domain-containing protein; the encoded protein is MPPLSPGPSERPFGLKLIIGYKFTKATLMLGLALFLTVAPESAGALAKHLATELSSGGTFMRRIGAWLGAHSLGTLVAEARLAAWLDGLTTALEGGLIYRGKAWGEWVVIALLSVLIPAELVSMARRPSEAKVLVLVLNAAVVAYLVWLRLRAGRARKEMF
- a CDS encoding choice-of-anchor A family protein produces the protein MTEPLTQPALEAASTVRQEVNSLKKVLILGSSVSGGTSSREAAAASALGIPVEVVTPAQWSTMTAEQFMSYRALIIGDGTCEPGERAFQAAIDTRDRWGAIVDGNVVIIGTNPTTNGTEQLVENAISFATAIPKLTGMYVALGCAYQGAAPNTPVPLLQPFGNFTVAGADCGAHTAGHVFSQYPALVTEGLSDGALSGRECAARSVFTSYPERNFSIAAVAVDANGSLPGSQLHFDYDWQESFAGTPYILTYGTASLGLGCGGDSNHVSSGEECDLGDNGNGQPALQLVPEPTCSWSCRESWCGDGILDPAIGEECDDGVRNGRETDASANIGACTAFCKIPDFAPQDGPPVALCRDVTVVAEYTCGVEAFIDNGSMDADGDLVGCTQSPAGPYAIGTTSVTLTCTDAASRSATCTSLVTVVDRVVPTVTLVGPVSQTLECGSAYTDPGATAGDLCVGDLTAAIVRTGSVNAHTPGIYSVSYDVEDSAGNSPEEVTRTVTVSDTLPPVLTLNGPASQTLECGTPYANPGATASDLCAGDLSASIVTSGAVNVALPGNYTLSYAVVDPAGQGTTLGRTVKVQDTLAPQLQVRPGPSVLECNGAPYVDPGATASDVCAGNLTPNIVVTSNLNQTQAGQYSVTYRVTDNAGNVSTAVRSLTVGSCATCINVNLSDYNLFLLGDYNGGHDVEGKVAVGGNLTMTDFSMAHSVPDGSTARSVVAGGNLTLSRGGVWGEAWYGGSFSADTTVVYPRGRSVSQGTPIDFAARFAELRGLSTKLAGLTVNGTTRRETWGGVMLRGTNAQVNVFKVNASAFTGAKLLSIEAPAGSLVVVNIYGASATFTGFGHSFSGGINQNGILYNFVDTTSITAQGYGFWGTVLAPYAHVNFSDGSFDGGLYALSLTGNAEGHINVLTNRQICR